From Streptomyces sp. TLI_105, the proteins below share one genomic window:
- a CDS encoding helix-turn-helix domain-containing protein yields MTDDLAYDVFARACPSRGTLEHVTGRWGSLTLGALHEGTFRFNELRRRVDGVSEKMLSQTLHALERDGLVHREAQPTNPPRVDYRLTPLGREVAERLIGLIELVEGRMDQVLTARESYDAERAETVTA; encoded by the coding sequence ATGACTGACGACCTCGCCTACGACGTGTTCGCGCGCGCCTGCCCCTCGCGCGGCACGCTGGAGCACGTGACGGGCCGCTGGGGCAGCCTGACCCTGGGCGCCCTGCACGAAGGGACGTTCCGCTTCAACGAGCTGCGGCGCCGGGTCGACGGCGTGAGCGAGAAGATGCTGTCGCAGACCCTGCACGCCCTGGAGCGCGACGGCCTCGTCCACCGCGAGGCCCAGCCCACGAACCCGCCTCGGGTCGACTACCGGCTCACCCCGCTCGGCCGCGAGGTCGCGGAGCGGCTGATCGGACTGATCGAACTGGTGGAGGGGCGGATGGACCAGGTCCTGACCGCCCGCGAGAGCTACGACGCGGAGCGCGCCGAGACCGTCACCGCCTGA
- the thiD gene encoding bifunctional hydroxymethylpyrimidine kinase/phosphomethylpyrimidine kinase: protein MNPPLVLTVAGSDSGGGAGIQADLKTMLALGVHGMSVLTAVTAQNSRGVQGVWELPAEAVRAQYRAVVDDIGVQAVKTGMLASAALVETVAELLADTDAPVVVDPVGVSKHGDPLLAETALDSVRRRLLPRATVATPNLDEVTQLTGVHVGHEGDMRTAAEAVLSYGPRWVLIKGGHLPAGQEAVDLLTDGTEEHWLRAPRHDNRHTHGTGCTLASAVASGLAKGLPVPEAVREAKEYVTGAIVAGFALGAGIGPVDHGWRFRA from the coding sequence GTGAATCCCCCTCTGGTCCTCACCGTCGCCGGATCCGACTCCGGCGGCGGTGCCGGCATCCAGGCCGACCTGAAGACGATGCTCGCGCTCGGCGTCCACGGCATGAGCGTGCTCACCGCCGTCACCGCCCAGAACTCCCGGGGTGTGCAGGGCGTCTGGGAGCTCCCCGCGGAGGCCGTGCGCGCCCAGTACCGGGCCGTCGTCGACGACATCGGCGTCCAGGCCGTGAAGACCGGCATGCTCGCCTCCGCCGCCCTCGTGGAGACCGTCGCCGAACTCCTCGCGGACACCGACGCCCCCGTCGTCGTCGACCCGGTCGGCGTCTCCAAGCACGGCGACCCGCTGCTCGCGGAGACCGCGCTCGACTCCGTACGCCGACGGCTGCTGCCCCGGGCGACCGTCGCCACCCCCAACCTGGACGAGGTGACGCAGCTCACGGGCGTCCACGTCGGCCACGAGGGCGACATGCGGACGGCCGCCGAGGCGGTGCTGTCGTACGGACCGCGCTGGGTCCTGATCAAGGGCGGGCACCTGCCCGCCGGTCAGGAGGCCGTGGACCTGCTCACGGACGGCACCGAGGAGCACTGGCTGCGCGCCCCGCGCCACGACAACCGGCACACCCACGGGACGGGCTGCACGCTCGCCTCGGCGGTCGCCTCCGGACTCGCCAAGGGCCTGCCGGTGCCGGAGGCGGTGCGGGAGGCGAAGGAGTACGTGACCGGGGCGATCGTCGCCGGGTTCGCCCTGGGCGCGGGCATCGGACCGGTCGACCACGGTTGGCGGTTCCGGGCCTGA
- a CDS encoding ATP synthase F0 subunit B has protein sequence MDVQKKLDEIVATVQGARSMPMSASCVVNRAELLALLEEVRQALPGSLAQAQELIGGREQMVEQARQEAERIIEAAHAERGSIVSDTQVARESQEEADRILAEARREAEEVRAEADDYVDSKLANFEVVLNKTIGSVDRGREKLLGRGPGLDRDGYADADAPEYSADPQTLIQRADQYVDAKLGAFEAVLSKTLEAVGRGRQKLHGRIATDALGEHMAAQDGLGGAVPTSDADYLAGLAELSDPEPAQPQAPQIPAQQPDPYGYQQPQQDPAYAYQQQDAYGYQQQDPYAYQGQYGYEQQQYDPQGQVHAQPHQPQQAAALDETSFFDTSMIDLEQLRRYEQGQ, from the coding sequence GTGGACGTGCAGAAGAAGCTCGACGAGATCGTCGCGACCGTGCAGGGCGCCCGCTCCATGCCCATGTCGGCATCCTGCGTGGTCAACCGCGCCGAGCTGCTCGCCCTGCTCGAAGAGGTGCGCCAGGCCCTGCCCGGCTCCCTGGCCCAGGCCCAGGAGCTGATCGGCGGCCGCGAGCAGATGGTCGAGCAGGCCCGCCAGGAGGCCGAGCGGATCATCGAGGCCGCCCACGCCGAGCGGGGCTCGATCGTCTCCGACACCCAGGTCGCCCGCGAGTCCCAGGAGGAGGCCGACCGGATCCTCGCCGAGGCCCGCCGCGAGGCCGAGGAGGTACGGGCCGAGGCCGACGACTACGTGGACTCCAAGCTCGCCAACTTCGAGGTCGTCCTCAACAAGACCATCGGCTCCGTCGACCGCGGGCGCGAGAAGCTCCTCGGCCGCGGCCCGGGCCTCGACCGGGACGGCTACGCCGACGCGGACGCCCCCGAGTACAGCGCCGACCCGCAGACCCTGATCCAGCGGGCCGACCAGTACGTGGACGCGAAGCTGGGCGCCTTCGAGGCCGTCCTCAGCAAGACCCTGGAGGCCGTCGGCCGGGGCCGGCAGAAGCTGCACGGCCGGATCGCCACGGACGCCCTGGGCGAGCACATGGCCGCGCAGGACGGTCTCGGCGGCGCGGTCCCCACCAGCGACGCGGACTACCTCGCCGGGCTCGCGGAGCTCTCCGACCCCGAGCCGGCGCAGCCGCAGGCCCCGCAGATCCCCGCGCAGCAGCCCGACCCGTACGGCTACCAGCAGCCCCAGCAGGACCCCGCCTATGCGTACCAGCAGCAGGACGCCTACGGTTACCAGCAGCAGGACCCCTACGCGTACCAGGGGCAGTACGGCTACGAGCAGCAGCAGTACGACCCCCAGGGCCAGGTCCACGCCCAGCCCCACCAGCCGCAGCAGGCCGCCGCGCTCGACGAGACCAGCTTCTTCGACACGAGCATGATCGACCTGGAGCAGCTGCGCCGGTACGAACAGGGGCAGTAA
- a CDS encoding DAK2 domain-containing protein produces MSRALQPDEELVELDAEAVRTWCARALDALGREREEIDAINVYPVADGDTGTNLYLTVEAARQAVEAVFAASAPDTAETVRAMAHGALLGARGNSGTILAQLLRGMAAVLAEGRDGDHLARALAEAAAAARQAVAHPVEGTVLTVATAAAAGCADGGTLLEVATRAHGGARTALEATPGQLAVLGRAGVVDAGGRGLVAVLGALVDTVGGRTPDPAETTTSAVRVLGDVRAVPAASAPACDGEAGPAYEVIYLLEAEDAAVDLLRARLDALGDSLVVVGGDGLWNVHVHVDDAGAAVEAGVEAGRPHRIRITHFAADAAAAKPSGAGRAERAQRAVVAVVPGEGLAGLCAEAGATTVRSRPGEPPAGDELLEAIRRAHAREVVLLPNDTELRQTAAAAAERARAEGIRVALIPTRAAVQGIAALAVHEPDRRFDEDVVAMTAAAGATRYAELAVAERRSFTSAGVCQAGDVLGLIEGDVAVIGKDLTETARTVLDRMLSAGGELVTLVVADDTPPGLAPDLEGHVRRGYLAVDTTTYHAGAGAPPLLIGVE; encoded by the coding sequence TTGTCGCGAGCCCTTCAGCCTGACGAGGAGCTCGTCGAGCTCGACGCCGAAGCGGTCCGGACCTGGTGCGCACGGGCCCTCGACGCCCTCGGACGGGAGCGCGAGGAGATCGACGCGATCAACGTCTACCCGGTCGCGGACGGGGACACCGGCACCAACCTGTACCTGACGGTCGAGGCCGCCCGACAGGCCGTCGAAGCCGTCTTCGCCGCCTCCGCCCCCGACACCGCCGAGACCGTACGGGCCATGGCCCACGGCGCCCTGCTCGGCGCCCGGGGCAACTCCGGCACCATCCTCGCCCAGCTCCTGCGCGGCATGGCGGCCGTCCTCGCCGAAGGACGTGACGGTGATCACCTCGCCCGCGCCCTGGCCGAGGCGGCCGCCGCCGCCCGGCAGGCCGTCGCCCACCCCGTGGAGGGCACCGTCCTCACCGTGGCCACGGCCGCCGCGGCCGGCTGCGCGGACGGCGGCACCCTCCTGGAGGTCGCCACCCGGGCCCACGGCGGGGCCAGGACCGCCCTGGAGGCGACCCCCGGCCAGCTGGCCGTCCTCGGCCGGGCCGGGGTCGTGGACGCCGGCGGACGCGGTCTGGTCGCCGTCCTCGGAGCGCTCGTCGACACCGTGGGCGGCCGGACGCCGGACCCCGCCGAGACCACGACGAGCGCGGTACGGGTCCTCGGGGACGTACGGGCCGTACCGGCGGCCTCCGCCCCGGCCTGCGACGGCGAGGCCGGACCCGCCTACGAGGTGATCTACCTCCTGGAGGCCGAGGACGCCGCCGTGGACCTGCTGCGGGCCCGGCTCGACGCCCTCGGCGACTCCCTCGTCGTCGTCGGCGGCGACGGGCTGTGGAACGTCCACGTCCACGTCGACGACGCGGGCGCCGCCGTCGAGGCCGGCGTCGAGGCCGGCCGGCCCCACCGCATCCGCATCACCCACTTCGCGGCCGACGCGGCGGCCGCGAAACCGTCCGGCGCCGGACGCGCGGAACGCGCCCAGCGCGCGGTCGTCGCCGTCGTCCCCGGCGAGGGCCTCGCCGGACTCTGCGCCGAGGCCGGCGCGACCACCGTCCGCAGCAGGCCCGGCGAACCGCCCGCCGGCGACGAACTCCTGGAGGCGATCCGCCGGGCGCACGCGCGCGAGGTCGTCCTCCTGCCCAACGACACCGAGCTGCGCCAGACCGCGGCCGCCGCCGCCGAACGCGCCAGGGCCGAGGGCATCCGCGTCGCCCTCATCCCGACCCGGGCCGCCGTCCAGGGCATCGCCGCCCTCGCCGTCCACGAACCCGACCGGCGCTTCGACGAGGACGTCGTCGCCATGACGGCCGCCGCCGGAGCCACCCGCTACGCCGAACTCGCCGTCGCCGAACGCCGCTCCTTCACCTCGGCTGGCGTCTGCCAGGCCGGCGACGTCCTCGGCCTCATCGAGGGCGACGTCGCCGTCATCGGCAAGGACCTGACCGAGACCGCCCGCACCGTCCTGGACCGCATGCTCTCGGCCGGCGGCGAACTCGTCACCCTCGTCGTCGCCGACGACACCCCGCCCGGACTCGCCCCCGACCTGGAGGGCCACGTCCGGCGCGGCTACCTGGCCGTCGACACCACCACGTACCACGCGGGCGCGGGCGCGCCGCCCCTGCTCATCGGAGTGGAATAG
- the rpmF gene encoding 50S ribosomal protein L32, which produces MAVPKRKMSRSNTRHRRSQWKAAVPTLVSCERCQEPKLQHIACPSCGTYNKRQVLSV; this is translated from the coding sequence GTGGCTGTTCCGAAGCGGAAGATGTCGCGCAGCAACACGCGCCACCGCCGGTCGCAGTGGAAGGCTGCGGTCCCCACCCTGGTTTCGTGTGAGCGTTGCCAGGAGCCGAAGCTGCAGCACATCGCGTGCCCGAGCTGCGGCACCTACAACAAGCGCCAGGTCCTCTCGGTCTGA
- the coaD gene encoding pantetheine-phosphate adenylyltransferase has protein sequence MRRAVCPGSFDPITNGHLDIIARASKLYDVVHVAVMINQSKKGLFTVDERIELIREVTADFGNVEVESFHGLLVDFCKQRDIPAIVKGLRAVSDFDYELQMAQMNIGLSGVETLFVPTNPTYSFLSSSLVKEVAAWGGDVSHLVPPTVLPRLTERLARK, from the coding sequence TTGCGCCGCGCCGTCTGTCCGGGGTCATTCGACCCCATCACCAACGGACATCTCGACATCATCGCCCGCGCCTCCAAGCTGTACGACGTCGTACACGTGGCCGTGATGATCAACCAGTCGAAGAAGGGCCTCTTCACGGTCGACGAGCGGATAGAGCTGATCCGCGAGGTCACCGCCGACTTCGGCAACGTCGAGGTGGAGTCCTTCCACGGCCTCCTCGTCGACTTCTGCAAGCAGCGCGACATCCCCGCGATCGTGAAGGGTCTGCGCGCGGTCAGCGACTTCGACTACGAGCTGCAGATGGCCCAGATGAACATCGGCCTCTCGGGCGTGGAGACCCTGTTCGTCCCCACCAACCCGACGTACAGCTTCCTCTCCTCCTCGCTGGTCAAGGAAGTGGCCGCCTGGGGCGGGGACGTCTCCCATCTGGTCCCGCCGACGGTCCTCCCGCGGCTGACCGAGCGGCTCGCCCGGAAGTGA
- a CDS encoding flavodoxin family protein — MTTPVVSIAYHSGYGHTAVLAEAVRDGAADAGATVHLIKVDEITDAEWELLDASDAIVFGSPTYMGTASGAFHQFAEATSKRWFTDAWLDKLAAGFTNSGSKSGDKLHTLQFFQTLAGQHGMTWVNLGLKPGWNTTEASENDLNRLGFFAGAGAQTHNDLGPEGVHKADVATAEHLGRRVARTARTFAAGKATV, encoded by the coding sequence GTGACCACCCCCGTCGTCTCCATCGCCTACCACTCCGGCTACGGCCACACCGCGGTCCTGGCCGAGGCCGTCCGTGACGGCGCCGCCGACGCGGGCGCCACCGTCCACCTGATCAAGGTCGACGAGATCACCGACGCGGAGTGGGAGCTGCTCGACGCCTCCGACGCGATCGTCTTCGGCTCCCCGACCTACATGGGCACCGCCTCCGGCGCCTTCCACCAGTTCGCCGAGGCCACCTCGAAGCGCTGGTTCACCGACGCCTGGCTGGACAAGCTCGCCGCCGGCTTCACCAACTCCGGCTCCAAGAGCGGCGACAAGCTGCACACCCTGCAGTTCTTCCAGACCCTCGCCGGCCAGCACGGCATGACCTGGGTCAACCTGGGCCTGAAGCCCGGCTGGAACACCACCGAGGCCTCCGAGAACGACCTCAACCGCCTCGGCTTCTTCGCCGGTGCCGGCGCCCAGACCCACAACGACCTCGGCCCGGAGGGCGTCCACAAGGCCGACGTCGCCACCGCCGAACACCTCGGCCGCCGCGTGGCCCGGACCGCCCGCACCTTCGCGGCCGGCAAGGCCACCGTCTGA
- a CDS encoding DUF177 domain-containing protein, with product MSTRLDHRNPLVFDTHELGRRPGALQRVSRSVEAPGGNAALGVEGVIGVPEGSPVEIDLRLESVMEGVLVTGTARASAEGECVRCLEPVELELDVDFQEMFSYPDSDDRGRSRAAADDEAEDDEDMIPLEDGMFDLEPVLRDAVVLALPMQPVCREDCAGLCSECGTNLNENPDHHHEAVDIRWAALQGLAGSLGTDEKDNMSGKASDGDVRSAAEKQEK from the coding sequence CTGAGCACGCGCCTCGACCACCGCAACCCCCTCGTGTTCGACACGCACGAGCTGGGGCGGCGTCCTGGTGCCCTGCAGCGGGTCTCGCGTTCGGTCGAGGCGCCCGGTGGCAACGCTGCGCTCGGCGTCGAAGGAGTGATCGGAGTGCCCGAGGGCTCTCCGGTGGAAATCGATCTCCGTCTTGAGTCGGTCATGGAAGGGGTGCTTGTCACAGGCACCGCCCGTGCATCGGCCGAGGGGGAGTGCGTAAGGTGTCTGGAGCCCGTCGAGCTGGAGCTCGACGTGGACTTCCAGGAGATGTTCTCGTACCCCGACTCCGACGACCGGGGCCGCTCCAGGGCGGCCGCGGACGACGAAGCCGAGGACGACGAGGACATGATCCCCCTCGAGGACGGCATGTTCGACCTCGAACCCGTGCTGCGTGATGCGGTGGTGCTCGCACTGCCGATGCAGCCGGTGTGCCGGGAGGACTGTGCGGGGCTGTGTTCCGAGTGCGGAACCAACCTGAACGAGAACCCGGACCACCACCATGAAGCCGTCGACATCCGTTGGGCGGCACTGCAGGGACTCGCCGGTTCGCTGGGAACCGATGAGAAGGACAACATGAGCGGCAAAGCCTCTGACGGGGACGTCCGAAGCGCCGCCGAGAAGCAGGAGAAGTAG
- the recG gene encoding ATP-dependent DNA helicase RecG: MEDVPALDEPLKKALGPATAKVMAEALDLHTVGDLLHHYPRRYAERGELTALSELPLDEHVTVVAQVADARVLTFNGSKGRGQRLEVTITDGSGRVQLVFFGKGVHKPHKDLLPGTRAMFAGKVSLFNRRLQLAHPSYELLRGDADEAVDTWAGALIPIYPATTKLESWKIAKAVDAVLPGAGDAVDPLPPALREGRGLAELPDALRMIHRPRTKADIAAARERLKWDEAFVLQVALARRRHADTQLPAVARRPVPDGILDAFDAKLPFTLTDGQTKVSQEIFDDLATEHPMHRLLQGEVGSGKTMVALRAMLAVVDSGGQAAMLAPTEVLAQQHHRSVTEMMGELAEGGMLGGAERATKVVLLTGSMGAAARRQALLDLVTGEAGIVIGTHALIEDKVQFHDLGLVVVDEQHRFGVEQRDALRGKGKQPPHLLVMTATPIPRTVAMTVFGDLETSVLDQLPAGRSPIASHVVPAADKPHFLARAWERVREEVGNGHQAYVVCPRIGDEEDQKKSKASPEDEAEKRPPLAVLDVAEKLRTGPLAGLRIAVLHGRMHPDDKDDVMRRFAAGELDVLVATTVIEVGVNVPNATAMVIMDADRFGVSQLHQLRGRVGRGSAPGLCLLVSEMPEASPARQRLNAVATTLDGFELSRIDLEQRREGDVLGQAQSGVRSSLRVLAVIDDEEVIAAAREEATALVLADPALGAHPGLRTALDALLSEERETYLDKG; encoded by the coding sequence ATGGAGGACGTGCCCGCGCTCGACGAACCACTCAAGAAGGCCCTCGGCCCCGCCACCGCCAAGGTCATGGCCGAGGCGCTCGACCTGCACACGGTCGGGGACCTGCTCCACCACTACCCCCGCCGGTACGCCGAGCGCGGGGAGCTGACCGCCCTCTCCGAGCTCCCGCTCGACGAGCACGTCACGGTGGTCGCGCAGGTCGCCGACGCCCGGGTGCTGACCTTCAACGGCTCCAAGGGGCGCGGCCAGCGCCTCGAGGTGACCATCACCGACGGCAGCGGCCGGGTGCAGCTGGTCTTCTTCGGCAAGGGCGTCCACAAGCCGCACAAGGACCTGCTGCCCGGCACCCGCGCCATGTTCGCCGGCAAGGTCTCGCTCTTCAACCGCCGCCTCCAGCTCGCCCACCCCTCCTACGAGTTGCTCCGCGGCGACGCCGACGAGGCCGTGGACACCTGGGCGGGGGCCCTCATCCCGATCTACCCGGCCACCACCAAGCTGGAGTCCTGGAAGATCGCCAAGGCCGTCGACGCCGTCCTTCCCGGCGCCGGTGACGCCGTCGACCCGCTGCCGCCCGCGCTGCGCGAGGGCCGCGGCCTCGCCGAGCTGCCCGACGCGCTGCGGATGATCCACCGCCCCCGCACCAAGGCGGACATCGCCGCCGCCCGCGAGCGGCTCAAGTGGGACGAGGCCTTCGTCCTCCAGGTCGCCCTCGCCCGCCGCCGGCACGCCGACACCCAACTGCCCGCCGTCGCCCGGCGACCGGTCCCCGACGGCATCCTCGACGCCTTCGACGCCAAGCTGCCCTTCACCCTCACCGACGGCCAGACGAAGGTCTCCCAGGAGATCTTCGACGACCTCGCCACCGAACACCCCATGCACCGCCTCCTCCAGGGCGAGGTCGGAAGCGGAAAGACCATGGTCGCCCTGCGCGCCATGCTCGCCGTCGTCGACTCCGGCGGGCAGGCCGCGATGCTCGCCCCCACCGAGGTCCTCGCCCAGCAGCACCACCGCTCCGTCACCGAGATGATGGGCGAGCTCGCCGAAGGAGGCATGCTCGGCGGCGCCGAGCGCGCCACCAAGGTCGTCCTGCTCACCGGCTCCATGGGCGCCGCCGCCCGCCGCCAGGCCCTGCTCGACCTGGTCACCGGCGAGGCCGGCATCGTCATCGGCACGCACGCGCTGATCGAGGACAAGGTCCAGTTCCACGACCTCGGCCTGGTCGTCGTCGACGAGCAGCACCGCTTCGGCGTCGAGCAGCGCGACGCCCTGCGGGGCAAGGGCAAGCAGCCGCCGCACCTCCTCGTCATGACCGCGACGCCCATCCCGCGCACGGTCGCCATGACCGTCTTCGGCGACCTGGAGACCTCCGTCCTCGACCAGCTGCCCGCCGGCCGCTCGCCCATCGCCAGCCACGTGGTCCCCGCCGCGGACAAGCCGCACTTCCTCGCACGGGCGTGGGAGCGGGTCCGCGAGGAGGTGGGGAACGGACACCAGGCGTACGTCGTCTGCCCCCGCATCGGCGACGAGGAGGACCAGAAGAAGTCCAAGGCGTCCCCCGAGGACGAGGCCGAGAAGCGCCCGCCGCTCGCCGTCCTCGACGTCGCCGAGAAGCTCCGCACCGGCCCCCTCGCGGGCCTGCGGATCGCCGTCCTGCACGGCCGCATGCACCCGGACGACAAGGACGACGTCATGCGCCGCTTCGCCGCCGGCGAGCTCGACGTCCTCGTCGCCACCACGGTCATCGAGGTCGGCGTCAACGTGCCCAACGCCACCGCCATGGTGATCATGGACGCCGACCGCTTCGGCGTCTCCCAGCTCCACCAGCTGCGCGGCCGCGTCGGCCGGGGCTCCGCCCCCGGTCTCTGCCTCCTCGTCAGCGAGATGCCCGAGGCGAGCCCCGCCCGGCAGCGGCTGAACGCCGTCGCCACCACCCTCGACGGCTTCGAGCTCTCCCGCATCGACCTCGAACAGCGGCGCGAGGGCGACGTCCTCGGCCAGGCCCAGTCCGGCGTCCGCTCCTCCCTCCGGGTCCTCGCCGTCATCGACGACGAGGAGGTCATCGCCGCCGCCCGCGAGGAGGCCACCGCCCTCGTCCTCGCCGACCCCGCCCTCGGCGCCCACCCCGGCCTGCGCACCGCGCTCGACGCCCTCCTCAGCGAGGAGCGGGAGACGTACCTCGACAAGGGCTGA
- the rpmB gene encoding 50S ribosomal protein L28, with protein sequence MAANCDVCGKGPGFGNNISHSHRRTSRRWNPNIQRVRAVVGRTPKRLNVCTSCIKAGKVSR encoded by the coding sequence GTGGCTGCCAACTGCGACGTCTGCGGCAAGGGGCCGGGCTTCGGCAACAACATTTCGCACTCGCACCGCCGTACGTCCCGTCGCTGGAACCCGAACATCCAGCGCGTGCGTGCCGTGGTCGGTCGGACGCCGAAGCGGCTCAACGTCTGCACCTCGTGCATCAAGGCCGGCAAGGTCTCGCGCTAA
- the rnc gene encoding ribonuclease III — protein sequence MSENISAASSHTLLEGRLGYQLESALLVRALTHRSYAYENGGLPTNERLEFLGDSVLGLVVTDTLYRTHPDLPEGQLAKLRAAVVNSRALAEVGRGLELGSFIRLGRGEEGTGGRDKASILADTLEAVIGAVYLDQGLDAASELVHRLFDPLIEKSSNLGAGLDWKTSLQELTAAEGLGVPEYLVSEEGPDHEKTFTAAARVGGVSYGTGTGRSKKEAEQQAAESAWRAIRAAADERVAAAKAAADAGTVGEQDGATPATA from the coding sequence ATGTCTGAGAACATCAGCGCAGCCTCGTCCCACACGCTTCTGGAAGGGCGGCTCGGGTATCAGCTCGAGTCCGCCCTTCTGGTGCGTGCGCTGACCCACCGTTCGTACGCGTACGAGAACGGCGGTCTGCCCACCAACGAGCGCCTCGAGTTCCTCGGGGACTCCGTGCTCGGCCTGGTGGTCACGGACACGCTGTACCGCACCCACCCCGACCTGCCGGAAGGCCAGCTGGCCAAACTGCGGGCCGCGGTGGTCAACTCGCGTGCGCTGGCGGAGGTCGGGCGCGGCCTCGAACTCGGCTCCTTCATCCGGCTCGGCCGGGGCGAAGAGGGCACGGGCGGCCGGGACAAGGCGTCCATCCTCGCCGACACCCTCGAAGCGGTGATCGGCGCGGTCTATCTCGACCAGGGCCTCGACGCGGCGTCCGAGCTGGTGCACCGGCTCTTCGACCCGCTGATCGAGAAGTCCTCGAACCTCGGTGCGGGCCTGGACTGGAAGACCAGTCTCCAGGAGCTCACCGCGGCCGAGGGTCTGGGCGTCCCGGAGTACCTCGTCTCCGAGGAGGGTCCGGACCACGAGAAGACCTTCACCGCTGCCGCCCGCGTCGGTGGTGTCTCGTACGGCACCGGCACCGGCCGCAGCAAGAAGGAAGCGGAACAGCAGGCGGCGGAGTCCGCGTGGCGCGCTATCCGCGCGGCCGCGGACGAGCGCGTGGCGGCGGCGAAGGCCGCGGCCGACGCCGGCACGGTCGGCGAGCAGGACGGGGCCACCCCGGCCACCGCCTGA
- the rsmD gene encoding 16S rRNA (guanine(966)-N(2))-methyltransferase RsmD — translation MTRVIAGSAGGRRLAVPPGNGTRPTSDRAREGLFSTWESFQGLAGARVADLYAGSGAVGLEALSRGAAHALLVEADPRAAKTIRDNVRSIGLPGAELRTGKAEQIVTGPAPADPYDLVFLDPPYAVGDDDLREILLTLRSGGWLSEDALVTVERSTRGGEFGWPEGFEPLRSRRYGEGTFWYGRAASTCEDAR, via the coding sequence ATGACCCGCGTGATCGCCGGCAGCGCCGGCGGACGGCGCCTGGCCGTGCCCCCCGGCAACGGCACCCGCCCCACCTCCGACCGGGCACGGGAAGGCCTCTTCTCCACCTGGGAGTCGTTCCAGGGCCTGGCCGGGGCCAGGGTCGCCGACCTGTACGCGGGCTCCGGCGCCGTCGGCCTGGAGGCGCTCTCCCGGGGCGCCGCCCACGCCCTCCTCGTCGAAGCCGACCCCCGCGCCGCGAAGACGATCCGGGACAACGTCCGCTCGATCGGCCTGCCCGGCGCCGAACTCCGCACCGGCAAGGCCGAGCAGATCGTGACGGGACCGGCCCCGGCCGATCCGTACGACCTGGTCTTCCTCGACCCGCCCTACGCCGTCGGGGACGACGATCTCCGCGAGATTCTCCTCACACTGCGCTCGGGGGGCTGGCTGAGCGAGGATGCCCTCGTCACCGTGGAGCGCAGCACCCGAGGCGGGGAGTTCGGCTGGCCCGAGGGCTTCGAACCCCTGCGGTCCCGTCGTTACGGCGAGGGAACGTTTTGGTACGGTCGCGCCGCCTCTACGTGCGAAGACGCACGATGA
- the mutM gene encoding bifunctional DNA-formamidopyrimidine glycosylase/DNA-(apurinic or apyrimidinic site) lyase, with product MPELPEVEVVRRGLERWVAGRTVTEVEVLHPRAVRRHPAGGEDFAARLKGQRFEGARRRGKYLWLPLAETGTSVLGHLGMSGQLLVQPEDAPDEKHLRIRVRFDDSLGTELRFVDQRTFGGLSLHDQTPDGLPDVIAHIARDPLDPAFDDAAFQGALRLRRTTIKRALLDQSLISGVGNIYADEALWRSRLHYDRPTATLTRPRSAELLGHVRDVMNAALDAGGTSFDSLYVNVNGESGYFDRSLDAYGREDEPCRRCGTPMRRRAWMNRSSYFCPRCQRPPRALVRAVRR from the coding sequence GTGCCCGAGCTGCCCGAGGTCGAGGTCGTACGGCGCGGTCTGGAGCGCTGGGTCGCCGGACGGACCGTGACCGAGGTCGAGGTGCTGCACCCCAGGGCCGTACGGCGCCATCCGGCGGGCGGCGAGGACTTCGCGGCCCGGCTGAAGGGGCAGCGCTTCGAGGGGGCGCGGCGGCGCGGGAAGTACCTCTGGCTGCCGCTGGCGGAGACCGGGACCTCCGTCCTGGGACACCTCGGCATGAGCGGTCAGCTCCTCGTCCAGCCGGAGGACGCCCCGGACGAGAAGCACCTGCGCATCCGGGTCCGCTTCGACGACTCCCTGGGCACCGAGCTGCGCTTCGTCGACCAGCGCACCTTCGGCGGCCTCTCGCTCCACGACCAGACCCCCGACGGGCTCCCGGACGTCATCGCGCACATCGCCCGCGACCCGCTGGACCCGGCCTTCGACGACGCCGCCTTCCAGGGCGCGCTGCGCCTGCGCCGTACGACGATCAAGCGGGCCCTGCTCGACCAGTCGCTGATCAGCGGCGTCGGGAACATCTACGCCGACGAGGCGCTCTGGCGGTCGAGGCTGCACTACGACCGGCCGACCGCCACCCTGACCCGGCCGCGCTCGGCCGAGCTCCTCGGGCACGTCAGGGACGTGATGAACGCGGCGCTCGACGCCGGCGGCACCAGCTTCGACAGCCTGTACGTGAACGTCAACGGCGAGTCCGGCTACTTCGACCGCTCGCTGGACGCCTACGGGCGCGAGGACGAGCCCTGCCGCCGCTGCGGTACGCCGATGCGGCGCCGCGCCTGGATGAACCGGTCCAGCTACTTCTGTCCGCGCTGCCAGCGCCCGCCGCGCGCCCTCGTCCGAGCCGTCAGGCGGTGA